The following are encoded in a window of Ferrimicrobium sp. genomic DNA:
- a CDS encoding ATP-binding cassette domain-containing protein — protein MGDVAAIWVRDLIVYRGSQRILAIDAIDINRGEMLALIGPSGSGKTTLLHTICGLVQPDEGSVMLADTTKASRPISLHDTALIPQAFGLVAALSVAENVELGRKLWRGGQGDPRPVDELLAMLGLDGLANRLVRELSGGQQQRVAIARALALAPRILVADEPTSELDAGNRERVMEILANHAKASNVVIIAAHDQTITEYATRSLELADGQLVTEGG, from the coding sequence ATGGGTGATGTCGCCGCCATCTGGGTCCGTGACCTGATCGTCTACCGTGGTAGCCAACGCATCTTGGCCATTGACGCTATTGACATCAACCGTGGCGAGATGCTCGCCCTCATTGGCCCCTCTGGCTCTGGCAAGACCACCTTGTTACACACCATCTGTGGTCTCGTCCAACCCGATGAGGGATCGGTGATGCTCGCTGACACCACCAAGGCATCAAGACCAATCAGCCTCCACGACACCGCCCTCATCCCACAGGCCTTTGGTCTCGTTGCCGCCCTCAGTGTTGCCGAGAACGTGGAGCTAGGTAGAAAGCTCTGGCGCGGTGGACAAGGAGATCCCCGCCCAGTCGATGAGCTCTTGGCCATGCTCGGCCTCGATGGACTGGCTAACCGCTTGGTGCGTGAGCTCTCCGGTGGCCAACAACAACGGGTAGCTATCGCCAGGGCCCTGGCGTTAGCCCCTCGCATCCTCGTAGCCGATGAGCCAACCTCAGAGCTTGACGCTGGTAACCGCGAACGGGTGATGGAGATCCTTGCCAATCACGCCAAGGCCAGCAACGTCGTCATCATCGCCGCCCACGACCAGACGATCACCGAATACGCCACCCGCAGCCTCGAGCTCGCCGATGGCCAACTCGTCACCGAAGGGGGTTAG
- a CDS encoding ABC transporter ATP-binding protein: MTQTQLSIRVVGLVHLYPIPEGDVVALRGVDLEIAPGEVVALLGPSGMGKSTLLRLIAGLFNPSAGRIFLGDKDISQYKPRELAKLRGRQVSLVLQGAPNNLIGYGTVRENLIFAADTKASRVRATELLDTLGLAPIGDRVVRTLSGGQQQMCALAVGMVHNPSVLLVDEPTSQLDHVSRDLVVDLLTRINAEYHTTVVIVTHDPHIAQAMPRTITIRDGRVGAEGRFGEEFAVVGQDGTLQLPPHLRHVLPPDSLVKVTPIDQGLELRLINEADHG; encoded by the coding sequence ATGACCCAAACCCAACTTTCCATCCGCGTGGTGGGCCTTGTCCATCTCTATCCCATCCCTGAGGGTGATGTCGTTGCCTTGCGTGGGGTGGACCTTGAGATCGCCCCTGGCGAGGTCGTTGCCCTCCTTGGCCCCTCTGGCATGGGCAAGTCCACCCTGTTACGCCTCATCGCTGGCCTGTTTAACCCCTCGGCTGGACGGATCTTCCTCGGTGACAAAGACATCAGCCAATACAAGCCCCGAGAGCTGGCCAAACTGAGAGGCCGCCAAGTCTCCCTCGTCCTCCAAGGGGCACCCAACAACCTCATTGGCTATGGAACCGTACGAGAGAACCTCATCTTTGCCGCTGACACCAAGGCATCTCGTGTACGTGCCACCGAACTCCTTGACACCCTTGGCCTTGCCCCCATTGGTGACCGGGTGGTTCGCACCCTCTCAGGTGGCCAACAACAGATGTGTGCTCTCGCCGTTGGCATGGTACACAACCCAAGCGTGCTATTGGTCGATGAGCCAACCAGCCAGCTCGATCACGTGAGCCGTGATCTGGTCGTTGACCTGTTGACCCGCATCAACGCTGAGTATCACACCACCGTGGTCATCGTCACCCATGACCCCCACATCGCCCAAGCGATGCCAAGGACCATCACCATCCGAGACGGAAGGGTTGGGGCTGAGGGTCGCTTTGGCGAGGAGTTTGCCGTCGTTGGCCAAGACGGCACCCTTCAGCTCCCTCCACACCTACGCCACGTGTTGCCACCTGACTCCCTCGTCAAGGTCACCCCGATCGACCAGGGACTCGAACTCCGTCTCATCAACGAGGCTGACCATGGGTGA
- a CDS encoding response regulator transcription factor, translating into MRIRLFIVEDHEVVRRGIVALLSNDPDIEVVGEAGGVHEALDRFGLVEADVALLDVRLGDGDGVSLCRELRSEAPGLKCIMLTSFSDDEALFAAIMAGASGYLLKKIKVDELLDSIKRIAAGESLIDPGLTTRLLSRLRDGVDDPLASLTEQERKIFDLIVEGKTNREIAAEVYLAEKTVKNYVSNLLAKLGVRHRSEVAALGARLAERKRFDHEQQ; encoded by the coding sequence ATGCGTATTCGACTCTTCATTGTTGAGGACCATGAGGTCGTTCGGCGGGGTATCGTCGCGTTGTTGAGCAACGACCCGGATATCGAAGTGGTTGGCGAGGCAGGAGGAGTTCACGAGGCACTTGATCGATTCGGGTTGGTCGAGGCCGATGTCGCCTTGCTCGATGTTCGTCTCGGTGACGGCGATGGGGTGAGTCTGTGCCGTGAACTGCGTTCGGAGGCGCCGGGCCTCAAATGTATCATGCTCACCTCCTTCTCCGATGACGAGGCGCTGTTTGCGGCCATCATGGCGGGGGCGTCGGGTTATCTGCTCAAGAAAATCAAGGTAGATGAGCTCCTTGACTCCATCAAGCGGATTGCGGCCGGGGAGAGCCTGATCGATCCGGGATTGACGACACGGCTGCTCTCGCGATTGCGCGATGGGGTCGATGACCCGCTTGCAAGCCTGACCGAGCAGGAGCGCAAGATCTTTGATCTTATTGTCGAAGGTAAGACTAATCGTGAGATCGCCGCCGAGGTCTATCTGGCCGAGAAGACGGTCAAGAACTACGTCTCGAATCTGCTTGCCAAGCTCGGGGTGCGCCATCGGAGCGAGGTTGCGGCGCTAGGGGCGCGGCTTGCGGAGCGCAAGCGATTCGATCATGAACAACAGTGA